From the genome of Hymenobacter sp. PAMC 26628, one region includes:
- a CDS encoding PA14 domain-containing protein, translating into MGTPGLTAEYYRGYFYDALGFFTTNRPDISNRRVEQLNFAEAETDNFGVGPVGTYYSPGNPDEFSGRFQGQLYVTAAGPHTFYLGSDDAAYLFLDGDPQPVAANQGDTFPFRETSGSRTLAAGLHTVRVLYGEHGGSQGLVLQYDGPGMPKQLVPNGVLYAQPQGPIRPVLTQFEAVANNQQVELSWATAAEENSTAFVVQRSADGVVFTELLRQPGAAPGPQNYAAVDPNPANGLNFYRLQQLRSDRPPVYSPIKTVEIVPVPYVMSVYPVPNNGNFFIKVQPSSIQSGVLELQDITGRRMYRQRIELRNGAAQQVRPNLATGMYILYFTTEAGTRLQKMLLGG; encoded by the coding sequence GTGGGAACGCCGGGCCTGACGGCAGAATATTACCGCGGCTATTTCTACGACGCGCTGGGCTTTTTCACTACCAACCGCCCCGACATCAGCAACCGCCGGGTGGAACAGTTGAACTTTGCGGAAGCCGAAACTGACAACTTCGGCGTGGGGCCGGTGGGCACGTATTATAGTCCGGGCAACCCCGACGAATTCAGCGGGCGCTTCCAGGGGCAGCTATACGTGACGGCGGCGGGGCCCCACACGTTTTACCTGGGTTCGGACGACGCGGCGTATCTGTTCCTCGACGGCGACCCGCAGCCGGTAGCGGCCAACCAGGGCGATACGTTTCCGTTCCGCGAAACGTCGGGCAGCCGCACCTTGGCGGCCGGACTGCACACCGTACGGGTGCTATATGGCGAGCACGGCGGCAGCCAGGGCTTGGTGTTGCAGTACGACGGGCCGGGCATGCCGAAGCAGCTGGTGCCCAACGGTGTGCTCTACGCCCAGCCCCAGGGGCCTATCCGGCCAGTGCTCACGCAGTTTGAGGCGGTGGCCAATAACCAGCAAGTGGAACTGAGTTGGGCCACCGCGGCCGAGGAAAACAGCACCGCCTTCGTCGTACAAAGATCGGCGGACGGCGTGGTGTTCACAGAGTTGCTGCGCCAGCCCGGCGCGGCGCCGGGGCCCCAGAACTATGCGGCGGTGGATCCAAACCCAGCCAACGGCTTGAATTTTTACCGCTTGCAGCAGCTCCGCAGCGACCGGCCGCCCGTGTACTCGCCCATCAAGACGGTAGAAATTGTGCCCGTGCCGTACGTGATGAGCGTGTACCCGGTGCCCAACAACGGCAATTTTTTCATCAAAGTCCAGCCGTCATCCATCCAATCGGGCGTGCTGGAATTACAGGACATCACCGGCCGCCGCATGTACCGGCAGCGCATTGAGCTGCGCAATGGCGCGGCACAGCAGGTGCGGCCCAACTTGGCCACCGGCATGTATATCCTGTACTTCACCACCGAGGCGGGCACCCGGTTGCAAAAAATGCTTTTGGGCGGCTAG
- a CDS encoding phosphatase PAP2 family protein: MLRLLGQHRQLGLLLLLGVAMPWGIFLKAASEIQEGEGFPGDRSLLRWLHAHATPALDTVNLALTRVGGPLPMAGLAGLIFWYLWRGRQHRRAWFFGASLGGAMALNLVAKTVLGRVRPALWLSLAPETTPSFPSGHAMGSAALVLAVGLLLARSHWRWLAWTLGPLFALGVGVSRMYLGVHYPSDVVAGWVASVGWVSGVYLLFSPYLRQLERAWVTVRQRRPVAGQAR; encoded by the coding sequence TTGTTACGGCTCCTAGGCCAGCACCGGCAGTTGGGACTGCTGCTGCTGCTCGGCGTGGCGATGCCCTGGGGCATTTTCCTCAAAGCCGCTTCCGAAATACAAGAGGGCGAAGGCTTTCCTGGCGACCGCTCGTTGCTGCGCTGGCTGCACGCCCACGCCACCCCAGCCCTGGACACCGTGAACCTGGCGCTGACCCGCGTGGGCGGCCCCTTGCCCATGGCCGGGCTGGCGGGGCTAATTTTTTGGTATTTGTGGCGCGGCCGGCAGCACCGGCGTGCCTGGTTTTTCGGCGCGTCGCTGGGCGGGGCTATGGCCCTCAACCTAGTGGCCAAAACGGTGCTGGGCCGGGTGCGCCCCGCACTGTGGCTGTCGCTGGCTCCGGAAACGACGCCCAGCTTTCCCAGCGGGCACGCCATGGGCTCGGCGGCGCTGGTGCTGGCCGTGGGCCTGCTGCTGGCCCGCTCGCACTGGCGCTGGCTTGCCTGGACGCTGGGGCCCCTGTTTGCCCTCGGGGTAGGCGTTTCGCGGATGTACTTGGGCGTGCACTACCCCAGCGATGTAGTGGCTGGCTGGGTGGCCTCGGTAGGCTGGGTGTCGGGCGTGTACTTGTTGTTTTCTCCCTACCTGCGCCAACTGGAGCGGGCCTGGGTAACTGTGCGGCAGCGGCGGCCTGTCGCGGGCCAGGCCCGGTAG
- a CDS encoding rhomboid family intramembrane serine protease — protein sequence MEDTPATPDAGTARALAHFAERPDAELFYLAQNAARYPPAVGAAAVAELQRRALVPTPAVPAGAPAAPPAPTGWGPTLRGLLPSRRFWATPLLLALNLLVWAAMTASGVSATDPTGHDLARWGSNVSRLTLPSQPWRLLTSVFVHGGATHLLLNALSLWLLGVLLEARVGAARLLAVYLASGVAGSLATLWYHRGGINSVGASGAIFGLYGLLLALLISKKLVLDKFDRRAMLGLVLYLVLSNLISGLSGNIDNAAHLGGLLLGALVAGPLALVGLRPAAE from the coding sequence ATGGAAGATACCCCCGCCACTCCCGACGCCGGCACTGCCCGCGCCCTGGCCCACTTCGCCGAGCGGCCCGACGCCGAGCTGTTTTACCTGGCCCAAAACGCCGCCCGCTACCCGCCCGCCGTGGGGGCCGCGGCCGTGGCCGAGCTGCAGCGCCGGGCCTTGGTGCCGACGCCCGCCGTGCCCGCTGGGGCCCCGGCTGCCCCGCCAGCGCCCACTGGCTGGGGCCCCACGCTCCGGGGGCTGCTGCCTTCGCGCCGGTTCTGGGCCACGCCGCTGCTGCTCGCGCTCAACCTGTTGGTGTGGGCGGCCATGACGGCCAGCGGCGTGTCGGCCACCGACCCCACCGGCCACGACCTGGCCCGCTGGGGCTCCAATGTGAGCCGCCTCACGCTGCCCAGCCAACCCTGGCGCCTGCTCACGAGCGTATTTGTGCACGGCGGCGCAACCCACTTGCTGCTCAACGCCCTCAGCCTGTGGTTGCTGGGGGTGCTACTGGAAGCGCGGGTGGGCGCGGCCCGCCTGCTGGCCGTGTACCTGGCCAGCGGCGTGGCCGGCAGCTTGGCCACGCTTTGGTACCACCGCGGCGGCATCAATTCGGTGGGGGCCAGCGGGGCCATTTTTGGGCTCTATGGGCTGCTGCTGGCCTTGCTAATTAGCAAAAAGCTTGTGCTCGACAAATTCGACCGCCGGGCCATGCTCGGGCTAGTCTTATATCTAGTGCTTAGCAACTTGATTAGTGGCTTATCGGGCAACATCGACAACGCCGCCCACCTCGGCGGCCTGCTGCTGGGGGCCCTGGTGGCCGGCCCGCTCGCCCTGGTGGGGCTGCGCCCGGCGGCGGAATAA
- a CDS encoding glycoside hydrolase family 10 protein, whose protein sequence is MAVVLRRPVLLVFLLLGWLGARAQGPDSLATPPPKRELRGFWIASVENIDWPTTRGETPVQYRAEYRRLLDAGQRAGLNAVFVQIRPASDALYKSELEPWSKWLTGQQGRGPVGDADPLPYLISEAHKRGMEFHAWFNPYRASLDTVTRRLGALHPYRTHPEWFIWYGKTLLYNPGLPAVRAHITRVIMDVVKRYDIDAVHFDDYFYPYQEPGLVFHDEATFAQRPEQDIARLDDWRRNNVNVLIRDLHDSIRTAKRWVKFGISPFGVWMNKSAHPDGSDTRAGQPSYSALYADTRLWLQKGWIDYVVPQLYWSTNFRLVPYGTLLDWWTRNRYGRHLYIGHGTYRMLESTRSDTAWRNPRELPRQVRLNRSYDGEVSGSVFFSAKSLRENPLHTTDSLRLNLFRAPALVPTMPWLDAVPPRPVAGFALTRAGRIATLSWQPGAPAADGDVAAYYVLYRFGPGEYPTPDDPRHIIALPRAGAGRGATFIDTTAKEGLSYAYYLTAVDRLHNESRPVNLRTNGQLPTEIVMASMPGLAAAPAPAVVPAAAPDASNLKFPKLGALDQDAEAAGNKFKVKTKTKKRGFFGRLFGGR, encoded by the coding sequence ATGGCTGTAGTGCTGCGACGCCCCGTATTGTTGGTTTTTCTATTGTTGGGTTGGCTCGGGGCCCGGGCCCAGGGCCCCGATTCGCTGGCCACTCCGCCGCCCAAGCGCGAGCTGCGCGGCTTCTGGATTGCCAGCGTCGAGAACATCGACTGGCCCACTACCCGCGGCGAAACCCCGGTGCAGTACCGCGCCGAGTACCGCCGCCTGCTCGACGCCGGCCAGCGGGCGGGCCTGAATGCCGTATTTGTGCAAATCCGGCCCGCGTCGGATGCCCTCTATAAATCGGAGCTGGAGCCCTGGAGCAAGTGGCTCACCGGCCAGCAGGGCCGGGGCCCCGTTGGCGACGCCGACCCCCTCCCCTACCTCATCAGCGAGGCCCACAAGCGCGGCATGGAGTTCCACGCCTGGTTCAACCCGTATCGCGCCAGCCTCGATACCGTGACGCGCCGCCTGGGGGCCCTGCACCCGTACCGCACGCACCCTGAGTGGTTTATCTGGTATGGCAAAACGCTGCTCTACAACCCTGGCCTGCCCGCAGTGCGCGCCCACATCACCCGCGTTATCATGGACGTGGTGAAGCGCTACGACATCGACGCGGTGCACTTCGACGATTATTTCTACCCGTACCAGGAGCCCGGGCTGGTGTTTCACGACGAAGCCACGTTTGCCCAGCGGCCCGAGCAAGACATTGCCCGGCTCGACGACTGGCGACGCAACAACGTCAATGTCCTAATCCGGGACCTGCACGACAGCATCCGCACGGCCAAGCGGTGGGTGAAGTTCGGCATCTCGCCCTTCGGCGTGTGGATGAATAAATCGGCCCACCCCGACGGCTCCGATACCCGCGCCGGGCAGCCCAGCTACTCGGCCCTGTACGCCGATACGCGCCTGTGGCTGCAAAAAGGCTGGATCGACTACGTGGTGCCGCAGCTGTACTGGAGCACCAATTTCCGGCTCGTGCCCTACGGCACCCTGCTCGACTGGTGGACGCGCAACCGCTACGGGCGCCACCTCTACATCGGCCACGGCACCTACCGGATGCTCGAAAGCACCCGCTCCGACACCGCTTGGCGCAACCCGCGCGAGCTGCCCCGGCAGGTGCGCCTGAACCGCAGCTACGACGGCGAAGTCAGCGGCAGCGTGTTCTTCTCGGCCAAGTCGCTGCGCGAAAACCCGCTCCACACCACCGATTCGCTGCGCCTGAACCTGTTTAGGGCCCCCGCCCTGGTGCCCACCATGCCCTGGCTGGACGCCGTGCCGCCGCGCCCGGTGGCGGGCTTCGCCCTCACGCGCGCCGGCCGCATCGCCACGCTGAGCTGGCAGCCTGGGGCCCCAGCGGCCGACGGCGACGTGGCCGCCTACTACGTGCTCTACCGCTTCGGGCCCGGCGAATACCCCACGCCCGACGACCCCCGCCACATCATTGCCCTGCCCCGCGCCGGCGCCGGCCGCGGCGCCACGTTCATCGACACCACGGCCAAGGAGGGCCTCTCCTATGCCTACTACCTTACCGCCGTCGACCGCCTCCACAACGAAAGCCGCCCCGTGAACCTGCGCACCAACGGCCAGCTGCCCACCGAAATCGTAATGGCCTCGATGCCCGGCCTGGCCGCCGCGCCCGCCCCGGCCGTGGTGCCCGCCGCCGCACCCGACGCGTCCAACTTGAAATTTCCCAAGCTGGGGGCCCTGGACCAAGACGCAGAGGCCGCCGGCAATAAGTTCAAAGTCAAAACGAAAACCAAGAAGCGCGGTTTCTTCGGCCGCCTGTTTGGCGGCAGGTAA
- a CDS encoding VIT1/CCC1 transporter family protein, translating to MPPFVHTENHLTSSAMLQDIVIGLSDGLTVPFALAAGLSGAVQSSGLVITAGLAEIVAGSIAMGLGGYLAGRTEVDHYAAEVAREHEEVRTVPDVERREVQELLANMGLSAVTAAKATDELTQDPEQWVKFMMKYELGLEEPDSKQAPKSAATIAGAYAVGGLIPLSAYFFTATPSEGLLWSGVITLVCLLVFGYFKSRLTGQAPVAGAIKMAATGAAAAGAAYFVAHLVNSAGH from the coding sequence ATGCCGCCTTTTGTGCACACCGAAAACCACCTGACCAGCTCAGCCATGCTACAGGACATCGTCATTGGCTTGTCCGATGGCCTGACGGTACCCTTTGCCTTGGCCGCCGGCCTGAGCGGGGCCGTGCAGTCGTCGGGGCTCGTCATTACGGCCGGACTGGCGGAGATTGTGGCCGGCTCCATCGCCATGGGCCTGGGCGGCTACTTGGCCGGCCGCACCGAGGTGGACCATTACGCCGCTGAGGTAGCCCGCGAGCACGAGGAGGTGCGCACCGTGCCCGACGTGGAGCGCCGCGAAGTGCAAGAGCTGCTGGCCAATATGGGCCTGAGCGCCGTCACTGCCGCCAAAGCCACCGACGAGCTGACCCAGGACCCCGAGCAATGGGTCAAATTCATGATGAAGTACGAGTTGGGCCTGGAGGAGCCTGATTCCAAGCAGGCCCCCAAAAGTGCCGCCACCATCGCCGGGGCCTACGCCGTAGGCGGCTTGATTCCGCTTAGCGCCTATTTTTTCACGGCTACGCCCAGCGAGGGGCTGCTCTGGTCGGGCGTCATCACGCTGGTGTGCCTGTTGGTGTTTGGGTACTTCAAGAGTCGCCTCACCGGCCAGGCCCCCGTGGCGGGCGCCATAAAGATGGCCGCCACCGGCGCGGCGGCAGCCGGCGCGGCTTACTTCGTGGCCCACCTCGTGAACAGCGCGGGGCATTAG
- a CDS encoding zinc-binding dehydrogenase, with the protein MQAIQLDAVHQPVVLRNVPTPVPGPGEILVKLHAAALNHRDVWIQRGQYAGIALPCTFGADGAGEVAAWGPGVPAGAPGVGSRVVIYPGLRWGNEQRAQAKDFVVRGMPDPGTFAEYTVAAAEYVRPLPAHLSAAQGAALPLAGLTAYRAAFCRAQAQPGERVLVTGIGGGVAIVAAQLCVARGCEVWGTSGSDDKLARLPALGLRGGINYNAANWVKDLVKQAGGPFDVIIDSAAGAPFGALLDAAAPGGRIVFYGGTLGNIPQIPPGKVFWKQLSILGSSMGSAQDFANLLALVEEKQIVPVVDEIFPLAEAEAALRRMEAGHQFGKIVLQIA; encoded by the coding sequence ATGCAAGCCATTCAACTCGATGCCGTGCACCAGCCCGTGGTGCTGCGCAACGTGCCCACGCCCGTGCCCGGCCCTGGCGAAATCCTCGTCAAACTCCACGCCGCCGCCCTTAACCACCGCGACGTCTGGATTCAGCGAGGCCAGTACGCCGGCATTGCGCTGCCCTGCACGTTCGGGGCCGACGGCGCCGGCGAGGTAGCTGCCTGGGGCCCCGGCGTGCCCGCGGGGGCCCCAGGCGTGGGCAGCCGCGTAGTAATTTACCCGGGCCTGCGCTGGGGCAACGAGCAGCGCGCCCAGGCCAAAGATTTTGTGGTGCGCGGCATGCCCGACCCTGGCACGTTTGCCGAATACACCGTGGCCGCGGCCGAGTACGTGCGGCCGCTGCCCGCGCACCTCAGCGCGGCCCAGGGCGCGGCGTTGCCGCTGGCGGGCCTCACGGCCTACCGGGCGGCCTTCTGCCGGGCGCAGGCCCAGCCCGGCGAGCGGGTGCTCGTGACGGGCATTGGCGGGGGCGTAGCCATCGTGGCGGCCCAGCTGTGCGTGGCGCGCGGCTGCGAAGTGTGGGGCACCTCGGGCAGCGACGACAAGCTGGCCCGCCTGCCCGCCCTGGGCCTACGCGGCGGCATCAACTACAACGCCGCCAACTGGGTGAAGGACCTGGTGAAGCAAGCCGGGGGCCCCTTCGACGTCATCATCGACAGCGCCGCCGGGGCCCCATTTGGGGCCCTGCTCGACGCCGCCGCGCCCGGCGGCCGCATCGTATTCTACGGCGGCACGCTGGGCAACATCCCGCAAATTCCCCCGGGTAAGGTGTTCTGGAAGCAGCTCAGCATCCTGGGCTCGTCGATGGGCTCGGCGCAGGATTTCGCTAACCTGCTGGCCTTGGTAGAGGAGAAGCAAATCGTGCCCGTAGTGGACGAAATATTTCCCCTCGCTGAAGCCGAAGCTGCTCTGCGCCGCATGGAAGCCGGCCACCAATTCGGCAAAATCGTGTTGCAAATAGCGTAG
- a CDS encoding SusC/RagA family TonB-linked outer membrane protein yields MKRLYLAGFLLAAEAALAPGARAQTTAPAGRTVAGTVVGSVDRLPIPGVNVLVKGTNVGTATNADGRYSLPNVPEGATLVFSFIGYKSVERPATGATLDVALDADAKGLDEVVVTAYNIKQDKRTLVTAVQEVTSKDIIDSRQTNVVNALQGKVAGVNITSSGGAPGEGAAIVIRGGTSLDGDNQPLFVIDGMIMDNSSFQESTAPGGGSAFNGLLGRSVGASNRAGDLNPEDIASMTVLKGPAAAALYGLRAANGAVVITTKKGSAGRTTLNYRTQVSVDQVNRLPKTQDQYGQGSAGIFDGTTRQSWGARFAPGQPVYDNVGNFFQKSTTYQNFLTMSGGSDKASFFASASNLHQNGVVPSSSYDKTTVRLSGSAAISPKLSVTGSAQYLSTASQRPLQGPGLFGSSGGFLLSLLNWPRGDDTRNYLNPDGSRRRLLALGNGTDADADNPYWTVAKNPQTEGTNRFIGNVQLSFSPTKWLTLSHNIGTDFYTTSSSSVRAVGTSQVGNQNGGIAQTVDQFRLLTATTLATLSHNFGENIGGSLLFGNTIEENKDQAVDYIGLIFQNPDFTGLNNTVNRGNLQRDSKRHLIGNFARLSTTFFNQVFLEVQARYDQSSTLPRPNEGKIFGKGFLYGSAGLGYEFTKALGLEQNDILNYGKIRASVAEVGKDTGPYRVLSSLTQNTYIGSGFRNDFYGSNPNLKPERTRTYEVGANFQFLKNRLGLDLNYYYSRTTDQLIAPRVSQASGFILQYINGGVVTNKGQEISLTGSPIRNANGFSWDLIANFYHNTNNTESLPAPLTVVYQSDTFVTDVHEGGAFPGKAISGLAATDFVRVNDPTSPYNGQVIIGANGLPTAGTAFIYAGNRAPRFTTQLTNTFTYKALSLTGLLDFRVGGVVVNGNDWYQTNVGTSARTTERYKSAVFGGVRGTTVTNPDGSKTTTYAPNTQAAELTQAYYQNVLDRVGTAFVEDGSWARLRYVALSYALPSRWLGGTSSFLKGVDVSVTGRNLVLLTKYSGADPETASAGAGVRGGGSGGVDYGNVPATRGVDMSVRATF; encoded by the coding sequence ATGAAACGACTTTACTTAGCGGGATTCCTGCTGGCGGCGGAGGCCGCGCTGGCCCCCGGCGCCCGGGCCCAAACCACGGCCCCCGCCGGCCGCACCGTGGCCGGCACGGTGGTGGGCTCCGTGGACCGGCTGCCCATTCCCGGCGTCAACGTGCTCGTGAAGGGCACCAACGTGGGCACCGCCACCAACGCCGACGGCCGCTACTCGCTGCCCAACGTGCCCGAGGGCGCCACGCTGGTGTTCAGCTTCATTGGCTACAAATCGGTGGAGCGGCCGGCCACCGGGGCCACCCTCGACGTGGCCCTCGACGCCGACGCCAAGGGCCTCGACGAGGTGGTGGTGACGGCCTACAACATCAAGCAGGACAAGCGTACGCTGGTGACGGCCGTGCAGGAAGTGACGAGCAAGGACATCATCGACTCGCGCCAAACCAACGTGGTGAACGCCCTGCAAGGCAAGGTGGCCGGCGTGAACATCACCTCCTCGGGCGGGGCCCCGGGCGAGGGCGCGGCCATCGTCATCCGGGGCGGCACCTCGCTGGATGGCGACAACCAGCCGCTGTTCGTGATTGACGGCATGATCATGGACAACAGCTCGTTCCAGGAAAGCACGGCCCCCGGCGGGGGCTCCGCCTTCAACGGGCTGCTGGGCCGCTCGGTGGGGGCCTCGAACCGCGCCGGCGACCTCAACCCCGAGGACATCGCCAGCATGACCGTGCTGAAGGGCCCCGCCGCCGCCGCCCTCTACGGCCTGCGCGCGGCCAACGGCGCGGTGGTGATTACGACCAAGAAAGGCTCGGCCGGCCGTACCACGCTCAACTACCGCACTCAGGTATCGGTGGACCAGGTGAACCGCCTGCCCAAAACGCAGGACCAGTACGGGCAGGGCTCGGCCGGCATTTTTGACGGCACCACCCGGCAGTCGTGGGGGGCCCGCTTCGCGCCCGGCCAGCCGGTGTACGACAACGTGGGCAACTTCTTCCAGAAGAGCACCACCTACCAGAACTTCCTGACCATGTCGGGCGGGTCGGACAAGGCCTCGTTCTTCGCCTCAGCCTCCAACCTGCACCAGAACGGCGTGGTGCCCAGCAGCTCCTACGACAAAACCACGGTGCGCCTCTCGGGCTCGGCCGCCATTTCGCCCAAGCTAAGCGTCACGGGCTCGGCCCAGTACCTGAGCACGGCCAGCCAGCGGCCCTTGCAGGGCCCCGGGCTGTTCGGCTCGTCGGGCGGGTTTTTGCTGAGCTTGCTAAACTGGCCGCGCGGCGACGATACCCGCAACTACCTTAACCCCGACGGCAGCCGCCGCCGCCTGCTAGCCCTGGGCAACGGCACCGACGCCGACGCCGACAACCCGTACTGGACGGTGGCCAAAAACCCCCAGACCGAGGGCACCAACCGCTTCATCGGCAACGTGCAGTTGAGCTTTTCGCCCACCAAGTGGCTCACGCTGAGCCACAACATCGGCACCGATTTCTACACCACCAGCTCGTCGTCGGTGCGGGCGGTGGGCACCTCGCAGGTGGGCAACCAGAACGGCGGCATCGCCCAGACCGTGGACCAGTTCCGGCTGCTGACGGCCACCACGCTGGCCACGCTCTCGCACAATTTCGGCGAGAACATCGGCGGCTCGCTGCTGTTCGGCAACACGATTGAGGAAAACAAGGACCAGGCGGTGGACTACATCGGCCTGATTTTCCAGAACCCCGACTTCACGGGCCTCAACAACACGGTGAACCGGGGCAACCTGCAGCGCGACTCGAAACGCCACCTCATCGGCAACTTCGCCCGCCTGAGCACCACGTTTTTCAACCAGGTGTTCCTGGAAGTACAGGCCCGCTACGACCAGTCGTCCACGCTGCCCCGGCCCAACGAGGGCAAAATCTTCGGCAAGGGCTTCCTCTACGGCTCGGCCGGGCTGGGCTACGAATTCACCAAGGCCCTGGGCCTGGAGCAGAACGACATCCTGAACTACGGCAAAATCCGGGCGTCGGTGGCCGAGGTGGGCAAGGACACGGGGCCCTACCGCGTGCTGTCGAGCCTGACGCAGAATACCTACATCGGCAGCGGCTTCCGCAACGACTTCTACGGCTCCAACCCCAACCTCAAGCCCGAGCGCACCCGCACCTACGAGGTGGGGGCCAACTTCCAGTTCCTCAAAAACCGCCTGGGCCTGGACCTCAACTACTACTATTCGCGCACGACGGACCAGCTCATCGCGCCGCGCGTGAGCCAGGCGTCGGGCTTCATCTTGCAGTACATCAACGGCGGGGTGGTGACGAACAAAGGCCAGGAAATCAGCCTCACCGGCTCGCCCATCCGCAACGCCAACGGCTTCAGCTGGGACCTCATCGCCAACTTCTACCACAACACGAACAACACCGAGTCGCTGCCCGCGCCGCTCACCGTGGTGTACCAGTCCGACACGTTCGTGACCGACGTGCACGAGGGCGGGGCTTTCCCGGGCAAGGCCATTTCGGGCCTGGCCGCCACGGATTTCGTGCGCGTGAACGACCCCACCAGCCCCTACAACGGCCAGGTAATCATCGGGGCCAACGGCCTGCCCACGGCGGGCACGGCCTTCATCTACGCTGGCAACCGGGCCCCGCGCTTCACCACCCAGCTCACCAACACCTTCACTTACAAGGCCCTGAGCTTGACCGGGCTGCTCGACTTCCGGGTGGGCGGCGTGGTGGTGAACGGCAACGACTGGTACCAGACCAACGTGGGCACCTCGGCGCGCACCACCGAGCGCTACAAGAGCGCCGTGTTCGGCGGCGTGCGGGGCACCACCGTGACAAACCCCGACGGCAGCAAAACCACCACCTACGCGCCCAACACCCAGGCTGCCGAGCTGACCCAAGCCTACTACCAGAACGTGCTCGACCGGGTGGGCACGGCCTTCGTGGAGGACGGCTCATGGGCCCGCCTGCGCTACGTGGCCCTGAGCTACGCGCTGCCCAGCCGCTGGCTGGGGGGCACCTCGTCGTTTCTGAAAGGCGTGGACGTGAGCGTGACCGGCCGCAACCTGGTGCTGCTGACCAAGTACAGCGGGGCCGACCCGGAAACGGCGTCGGCCGGGGCCGGGGTGCGCGGCGGCGGCTCGGGCGGCGTGGACTACGGCAACGTGCCCGCCACCCGCGGCGTGGACATGTCGGTGCGCGCAACTTTTTAG
- a CDS encoding SusD/RagB family nutrient-binding outer membrane lipoprotein — MKHYLLGLGLLLGAGALGGCEKYLDVNNNPNNPTTSTPNFILPGIISNGIQTQMFTALRTPYITQYVASRTANSIGIDQYYLTNAQSTNTFNYSYFQSGGNIPGMEATAQAEGSPYYVGAGEIMQALILAHATDMLGDVPFTEAYQGGANFTPRYDAQQDVYASVTKLLDDGIVQMSKDPGQNKRPLYSTTPSESGDILYKGDQTKWVRLAYALKAREAQHLTKKQSYDPNAVLALCDKAFLTSADDAQIQFVPAVSPVVNSTNIFGVTRANFGTATFSTNIVKYLNGTTFPGVADPRFGVLVPTFSLGVDPGVGTGTTANVIPGTANITDFYASWYARDLGYFEVITYHELKFIEAEAAYRAGNKTRALAALKAGIAAHMRKVGGGGTFAPPTVTFPIISETQIAAYLASAAVPQTEAALTSLRPIMEQKYIAMFLNPDSWSDLRRLDFDPAIYVNFAYPVGANPILAAKTDPKLRYPRRLLPGATEVLYNPAEIARIGGNDPDYVTRPMWFDMP, encoded by the coding sequence ATGAAACACTACCTATTGGGGCTGGGCTTGCTGCTGGGGGCCGGGGCCCTCGGCGGGTGCGAGAAATACCTCGACGTGAACAACAACCCCAACAACCCGACCACCTCGACGCCGAACTTCATCCTGCCGGGCATCATTTCCAACGGCATCCAGACGCAGATGTTCACGGCCCTGCGCACGCCCTACATCACGCAGTACGTGGCGAGCCGCACCGCTAATAGCATCGGTATCGACCAGTATTACCTGACCAACGCGCAGAGCACCAACACGTTCAACTACTCGTACTTCCAGTCGGGCGGCAACATCCCGGGCATGGAGGCCACGGCCCAGGCCGAGGGTTCGCCGTACTACGTGGGGGCCGGTGAAATTATGCAGGCCCTGATTCTGGCCCACGCCACCGACATGCTCGGCGACGTGCCCTTCACCGAGGCCTACCAGGGCGGGGCCAATTTCACGCCCAGGTACGACGCCCAGCAGGACGTGTACGCCAGCGTGACCAAGCTGCTCGACGACGGCATCGTGCAGATGAGCAAGGACCCCGGCCAGAACAAGCGCCCGCTCTATAGCACCACGCCCAGCGAAAGCGGCGACATCCTCTACAAAGGCGACCAAACCAAGTGGGTGCGCCTGGCCTACGCCCTGAAGGCCCGCGAGGCCCAGCACCTCACCAAGAAGCAGAGCTACGACCCCAACGCCGTGCTGGCCCTGTGCGACAAGGCGTTTCTAACGTCGGCCGACGACGCGCAGATTCAGTTCGTGCCGGCGGTGTCGCCGGTGGTGAACTCGACCAACATCTTCGGGGTGACGCGGGCCAACTTCGGCACGGCCACGTTCTCGACTAATATCGTCAAGTACCTCAACGGCACCACGTTTCCGGGCGTGGCAGACCCGCGGTTTGGGGTGCTGGTGCCTACGTTCAGCCTGGGCGTGGACCCCGGCGTGGGCACCGGCACCACGGCCAACGTGATACCCGGCACCGCCAACATCACCGATTTCTACGCCAGCTGGTACGCCCGCGACCTGGGCTATTTCGAGGTGATAACCTACCACGAATTGAAGTTCATCGAGGCCGAAGCCGCCTACCGGGCCGGCAACAAAACCCGGGCCCTGGCGGCCCTCAAGGCCGGCATTGCGGCCCACATGCGCAAGGTGGGCGGGGGCGGCACCTTCGCCCCGCCGACCGTCACGTTCCCCATCATTTCCGAAACCCAGATTGCGGCCTACCTGGCCAGCGCCGCCGTGCCCCAAACCGAGGCCGCGCTCACCTCGCTGCGCCCCATCATGGAGCAGAAGTACATTGCGATGTTCCTGAACCCGGACTCGTGGTCGGACCTGCGGCGGCTGGATTTTGACCCGGCCATCTACGTCAACTTTGCCTACCCGGTGGGGGCCAACCCCATACTAGCCGCCAAAACCGACCCCAAGCTGCGCTACCCGCGCCGCCTGCTGCCCGGGGCCACCGAGGTGCTCTACAACCCCGCCGAAATTGCCCGCATCGGCGGCAACGACCCCGATTACGTGACGCGCCCGATGTGGTTCGACATGCCCTGA